In Cupriavidus basilensis, the following proteins share a genomic window:
- a CDS encoding LysR family transcriptional regulator: MELRHLRYFQAVAAELNFTRAAERLHIAQPPLSRQIRQLEDEIGTVLLDRSSRAVRLTEAGRFLLEQSLQLNQRIDEMVEGTRRIGRNEKRWFGIGFVPSVLYGFLPELIRLVRGSDAALEVGLSELTTVQQLEALKAGRIDIGFGRIVLDDPAITRTVVMAETLVAAVPSGHPALAGPPMTPAQLAAHPFVLYPARPRPSYADHVLALFRTQGLQLRVAQEANELQTAIGLVAAGLGICLVPASVQRLHRDDVAYVPIDAPGFTSPVMMSYRSDDSSALLAEVVRRVGELAGTPPSAEIPRRP, from the coding sequence ATGGAGCTACGTCACCTGCGTTATTTCCAGGCCGTTGCGGCCGAACTCAACTTCACCCGCGCGGCTGAGCGCCTGCATATCGCCCAGCCGCCGCTGTCGCGCCAGATCCGCCAGCTGGAGGACGAAATCGGCACCGTGCTGCTGGACCGTTCCTCGCGCGCGGTGCGGCTGACCGAGGCCGGCCGCTTCCTGCTGGAGCAATCGCTGCAGCTCAACCAGCGCATCGACGAGATGGTGGAAGGCACGCGGCGCATCGGCCGCAATGAAAAGCGCTGGTTCGGCATCGGCTTCGTGCCATCGGTGCTCTATGGCTTCCTGCCGGAACTGATCCGGCTGGTGCGGGGCTCCGATGCGGCGCTGGAGGTGGGCTTGTCGGAGCTGACCACCGTACAGCAGCTGGAAGCGCTGAAAGCCGGGCGCATCGATATCGGCTTCGGCCGCATCGTGCTGGACGACCCGGCCATCACCCGCACGGTGGTCATGGCCGAAACGCTGGTGGCCGCCGTGCCCAGCGGCCACCCGGCGCTTGCGGGCCCGCCCATGACGCCGGCGCAACTGGCGGCCCACCCCTTCGTGCTCTACCCGGCGCGGCCCCGCCCCAGCTACGCCGACCACGTGCTGGCGCTGTTCCGCACGCAGGGCCTGCAGTTGCGCGTGGCGCAGGAGGCCAATGAGCTGCAGACCGCCATCGGCCTCGTGGCTGCGGGGCTTGGGATCTGCCTGGTGCCGGCATCGGTGCAGCGCCTGCACCGCGACGATGTGGCCTACGTGCCGATTGATGCACCCGGCTTTACCTCGCCGGTGATGATGAGCTATCGCAGCGACGACAGCTCGGCATTACTGGCCGAGGTGGTCAGGCGCGTCGGCGAACTGGCCGGGACACCGCCATCGGCCGAAATCCCGCGCCGGCCATGA